One genomic segment of Ignavibacteriota bacterium includes these proteins:
- a CDS encoding T9SS type A sorting domain-containing protein, which yields MKNSKLILLLLFSIYKLNLAQLSIDAFTNKDNYEYGEQIELYCKITNNSDSTFEFFAGNYETCQAEFSFNDFNSWEHTSCLSTNELLTFKPHSSKIYKWKIEPQSLGLPNKDGYQTIICNYFFDLKDTVIINAPKFIGGEIILSYDRNKYDIVNNISNSLNADIVFGSDYGDTIHEVWQIEGFDIDSLVQIYSEDSIFVSFEKSLGIAYDKIYDENLFDYYPLQIGNKWQYETFVDFLDGSYENYLKTVEIIADTILGNGKKYYIFEETSTTSADKDYTFRRIDSVQYKVYEYFPYIFENIPWITCQDSERVIFDLAIGDTTNWTDCSQEAIFSIKHSNSEFQVGTLNISRKKIEYLGEYWIFNKTISEGFGLTFTSYGEQLSASEILIYAKINNIEYGKIVGINNLKQTSPTNFSLAQNYPNPFNPTTTIEYSIPYNSVISNLQRDERSQNSNSLEISPFSRNDNNNLSLIVYDVLGREVATLVNQKQKTGNYKIKFNGSYLPSGVYYYQLKTNNFTQSKKMIILK from the coding sequence ATGAAAAACTCCAAACTAATTTTACTATTGTTATTTTCTATTTATAAACTTAACCTTGCTCAGCTTAGTATTGATGCATTTACCAATAAAGACAATTATGAATATGGTGAGCAGATTGAACTTTATTGTAAAATAACAAATAATTCAGATTCAACATTTGAGTTTTTTGCCGGCAATTATGAAACTTGTCAAGCAGAATTTTCTTTTAATGATTTTAATTCTTGGGAACATACAAGTTGTTTATCAACTAATGAATTATTGACTTTCAAACCACATTCTTCTAAAATCTATAAATGGAAAATTGAACCGCAAAGTTTAGGTTTGCCAAACAAGGACGGCTATCAAACTATTATATGCAATTATTTTTTTGATTTAAAAGATACAGTTATAATTAATGCACCAAAATTTATTGGTGGAGAAATTATACTATCTTATGATAGAAATAAGTATGATATTGTTAATAACATAAGTAACTCTCTTAATGCTGATATTGTTTTTGGAAGTGATTATGGAGATACTATACATGAAGTTTGGCAGATTGAAGGATTTGATATTGATTCTTTAGTTCAAATTTATTCCGAAGATTCAATTTTTGTTTCGTTTGAAAAATCGCTTGGAATTGCATATGATAAAATATACGATGAAAATCTTTTTGATTATTATCCACTACAAATTGGGAATAAGTGGCAATACGAAACATTTGTTGATTTTCTTGATGGTAGTTATGAAAACTATTTGAAAACAGTGGAGATTATAGCAGATACAATTTTAGGGAATGGTAAGAAATATTATATTTTTGAAGAAACTTCAACCACATCTGCAGATAAAGATTATACATTTAGAAGAATTGACTCAGTTCAATATAAAGTATATGAATACTTCCCCTATATATTTGAAAATATCCCTTGGATTACTTGTCAAGATTCAGAAAGAGTAATATTTGATTTGGCAATTGGTGATACTACAAATTGGACTGATTGTAGTCAAGAAGCAATATTTTCAATTAAGCATTCAAATTCAGAGTTTCAAGTTGGTACTTTAAATATTTCTAGAAAAAAAATTGAGTATTTAGGTGAATATTGGATTTTCAATAAAACAATTTCAGAAGGTTTTGGTCTTACTTTTACAAGCTATGGAGAACAACTTAGTGCTTCAGAAATTTTAATTTATGCTAAAATAAATAATATTGAATATGGTAAAATTGTAGGAATTAATAATTTAAAACAAACTTCACCAACAAATTTTTCACTCGCACAAAATTATCCAAATCCGTTTAACCCAACTACAACAATAGAATATTCAATTCCTTATAATTCTGTCATCTCGAATCTCCAAAGAGATGAGAGATCTCAAAATTCAAATAGTTTGGAGATTTCTCCCTTTAGTCGAAATGACAATAATAATTTATCGTTAATAGTTTATGATGTTTTAGGAAGAGAAGTTGCAACTTTAGTTAATCAAAAACAGAAAACGGGTAATTATAAAATTAAATTTAACGGAAGCTATCTCCCAAGCGGTGTTTATTATTATCAGTTAAAAACCAATAATTTTACACAATCAAAAAAAATGATCATTCTCAAATAA
- a CDS encoding T9SS type A sorting domain-containing protein produces MKKIRQSIIILLLLTNISFAYSDLMINNPQAWYVGQGTIEEATLSIQPKGIYFEYNLFLTISAKGLGLTHQDTVEIIYNFGLPQNSIVHDSWLWFNGEIIKGKILDRWTASQIYEQIVGRRQDPSILVKNYDNQYELRVFPLAGDERRKIKITFLVPAIWNSQNVTSPIPLDLLHSSYFRLKNLDLRTTFSNEWKNPKISELPNKLFVEKSDSINGNFHQLILSENEIYNYSTINYSVDAPFNNGIYLSKFEGNEENIYQLAYLPTVPQDVKKNKKTAILVDYQISNSSTTKNNVLNGIKKMLHQNFTEQDSFNLILSNKNINRISENWIPADSNSIENTFNNLSQNLISDYSNLPSLLANGIEFINGKNYNGQIILFANSDQVGEAEVANSLIEDLMKMMTEIISITIGNYQENYSNWYNYGEIHYGGNSYFYQNLTKLTGGNLFNTGYQVPFSTMINNLFSSLGALLSTYDLHTTLESGFTYGRFDINRSDNLISLNTPILQIGKYIGTLPFNIEFNGIYDGNPFSNSEKVTEENTIITDSISDVIWAGKFISTLEDDYNYYSYLTNQEIYEVIDLSISKKVLTKYTAFLCLEPGMEIDITDPNRFIDDGNGEWVVDVEETEEINSDTLFTSYPNPFNNQTTIKIRLSKKINPEIATFKIYNVLGQVVKTFIPNTNINETNEFEFFWNGENDNNSIVASGNYFFVMQNAGKVQTLKLVLVK; encoded by the coding sequence ATGAAAAAAATTAGACAATCAATAATTATTTTACTTTTACTTACCAATATTTCATTTGCATATTCGGATTTAATGATTAACAATCCCCAAGCGTGGTATGTTGGTCAAGGTACAATTGAAGAAGCAACTCTTTCAATTCAGCCAAAAGGAATTTATTTTGAGTACAATTTGTTTTTAACAATTTCTGCAAAAGGTTTAGGATTAACGCATCAAGATACGGTTGAAATAATTTACAATTTCGGTTTGCCGCAAAATTCTATTGTTCACGATTCTTGGTTATGGTTTAACGGTGAAATTATTAAAGGAAAAATTCTTGATCGCTGGACTGCATCTCAGATTTATGAACAAATTGTTGGAAGAAGACAAGATCCATCAATCCTTGTTAAAAATTATGATAATCAATATGAGTTAAGAGTTTTTCCGTTAGCCGGTGATGAAAGAAGAAAAATTAAAATTACTTTTTTGGTTCCGGCAATTTGGAATTCACAAAATGTAACTTCCCCTATTCCGCTTGATTTATTGCACTCTTCGTATTTTCGATTAAAGAATTTAGATTTGCGAACAACTTTTTCAAATGAATGGAAAAATCCAAAAATTTCAGAATTACCAAATAAATTATTTGTTGAAAAAAGTGATTCTATAAATGGAAATTTTCATCAACTTATTCTTTCTGAAAATGAAATTTATAATTACAGCACAATTAATTATTCAGTAGATGCGCCATTTAACAACGGAATTTATTTAAGCAAATTTGAAGGAAATGAAGAAAATATTTATCAGCTTGCATATTTGCCTACCGTTCCGCAAGATGTGAAAAAAAATAAGAAAACTGCAATACTTGTAGATTATCAAATTTCAAATAGCAGCACAACTAAAAATAATGTACTAAATGGAATAAAAAAAATGCTGCATCAAAATTTTACTGAGCAAGATTCATTCAATTTAATTTTATCAAACAAAAATATAAATCGCATAAGTGAAAATTGGATTCCGGCAGACAGCAATTCTATAGAAAATACATTTAATAATTTATCTCAAAATTTAATTTCAGATTACAGCAATTTGCCTTCGCTGCTTGCAAACGGAATTGAATTTATTAACGGAAAAAATTACAACGGACAAATAATTCTTTTCGCAAATTCAGATCAAGTTGGTGAAGCTGAAGTTGCAAATTCTTTAATTGAAGATTTGATGAAAATGATGACCGAAATAATTTCCATCACAATTGGGAACTATCAAGAAAATTATTCGAACTGGTATAATTACGGGGAAATTCATTATGGCGGCAATTCATATTTTTATCAAAATTTAACAAAACTTACCGGCGGAAATTTATTTAATACCGGTTATCAAGTTCCGTTCAGCACAATGATAAATAATTTATTTTCTTCGCTTGGCGCACTTTTATCAACGTATGATCTTCACACAACTTTGGAAAGCGGTTTTACTTATGGCAGATTTGATATAAACCGAAGTGATAATTTAATTTCTTTAAATACTCCGATTTTGCAAATAGGAAAATATATTGGAACTCTGCCGTTTAATATTGAATTCAACGGAATTTACGATGGAAATCCTTTTTCAAATTCTGAAAAAGTTACGGAAGAAAACACAATTATTACGGATTCAATTTCCGATGTAATTTGGGCGGGAAAATTTATAAGCACTTTAGAAGATGATTACAATTATTATTCTTATTTAACAAATCAAGAAATTTATGAGGTTATTGATTTAAGCATAAGCAAAAAAGTTTTAACAAAATACACGGCATTTCTTTGCTTAGAACCCGGAATGGAAATAGATATAACTGATCCAAATAGATTTATTGATGATGGAAACGGCGAATGGGTTGTTGATGTTGAAGAAACTGAAGAAATAAATTCCGATACACTTTTTACTTCGTATCCAAATCCGTTTAACAATCAAACAACAATTAAAATTAGATTGAGCAAAAAAATAAATCCGGAAATTGCCACATTTAAAATTTATAATGTACTTGGTCAAGTAGTAAAAACTTTTATTCCAAATACAAATATTAATGAAACAAATGAATTTGAATTTTTCTGGAATGGAGAAAATGACAACAACTCAATAGTTGCAAGCGGAAATTATTTCTTCGTTATGCAGAATGCCGGTAAAGTACAAACATTAAAATTAGTTTTAGTTAAATAA